Proteins found in one Oryza glaberrima chromosome 4, OglaRS2, whole genome shotgun sequence genomic segment:
- the LOC127771467 gene encoding UDP-glucose 6-dehydrogenase 2-like, with the protein MIADTSRSGKVVVEKSTVPSGQPRPSRRSSRTTPMSSSSRCSPTRSSWRRARPSLTCVLIGGRDTAAVQALKDMYAQWVPVDRIVTTNLWSAELSKLAVNAFLAQRVSSMNAISALCEATGADVTEVATGAAQRAQVQLRRATASVGTARRRCGAPGERRQLKRLQDLACMCVHEVSEATWMVCARGIGQ; encoded by the coding sequence aTGATCGCCGACACGTCACGCTCCGGCAAGGTTGTCGTCGAGAAGTCCACCGTCCCGTCAGGACAGCCGAGGCCATCGAGAAGATCCTCGCGCACAACGCCCATGTCATCGAGTTCCAGGTGTTCTCCAACCCGGAGTTCCTGGCGGAGGGCACGGCCATCGCTGACCTGCGTTCTCATCGGTGGCCgcgacaccgccgccgtgcaggcGTTGAAGGACATGTACGCGCAATGGGTCCCCGTCGACCGGATCGTCACCACCAACCTCTGGTCGGCGGAGCTGTCCAAGCTCGCCGTGAACGCGTTCTTGGCGCAGAGGGTGTCATCGATGAACGCCATCTCCGCGCTCTGCGAGGCCACCGGCGCCGACGTCACGGAGGTGGCGACCGGCGCTGCGCAGCGGGCGCAGGTTCAACTGCGGCGGGCGACAGCTTCGGTTGGAACGGCTCGACGGCGATGCGGAGCTCCGGGAGAACGGCGACAGCTCAAACGTCTCCAAGATCTAGCATGCATGTGTGTCCACGAGGTTAGTGAGGCCACATGGATGGTGTGTGCGCGAGGAATTGGACAATGA